A stretch of Synergistes jonesii DNA encodes these proteins:
- a CDS encoding TM1802 family CRISPR-associated protein, translated as MKLDFLNGMKDPYLATTEGRGVFLSGVVLGVLAVVQTPPGSSIDAAPIYKQLNFGRMQRRDIRGHISKAAKLIDIYVKNMGRDDASGAKQEAFGGIIKCVNLAEKLKAIAAEAGEMLLTCGERDLGVDGNFVFSVAFLNAEKYFWKLFKKAEEE; from the coding sequence ATGAAGCTTGATTTTCTGAACGGAATGAAAGACCCTTACCTTGCCACAACGGAGGGGCGCGGCGTATTTCTTTCTGGAGTCGTACTTGGCGTGCTGGCCGTTGTGCAGACGCCGCCCGGCAGTTCTATAGACGCGGCGCCTATTTACAAACAGCTGAATTTTGGGCGCATGCAGCGAAGGGACATTCGCGGCCATATTTCGAAAGCGGCAAAGCTAATTGATATTTATGTCAAAAATATGGGCAGAGACGATGCTTCCGGTGCTAAGCAGGAGGCTTTCGGCGGGATAATAAAGTGCGTAAACCTCGCCGAAAAATTAAAAGCGATTGCGGCGGAAGCCGGAGAAATGCTTCTTACATGCGGAGAGAGGGATTTGGGAGTCGACGGTAATTTTGTTTTTTCCGTGGCGTTTCTCAACGCGGAAAAATATTTTTGGAAGTTATTCAAGAAAGCTGAGGAGGAATAA